Proteins from a genomic interval of Nitrospirota bacterium:
- a CDS encoding universal stress protein, which translates to MQIKTILFPTDFSRGARAAMDHAVSLARDYDAKLILLYVIQDISIAEWYIPSSLSMSDLVEDMEKSAWKEMEKWIAEVSTGVSKVEKMVMRGVPFVEIIRTAKEQNADLIVIGTHGRTGIDHMLFGSTAEKVVRKSPCAVLTVRIPGKEFTMP; encoded by the coding sequence ATGCAGATCAAGACCATCCTCTTTCCTACCGATTTTTCCCGGGGGGCGCGGGCCGCGATGGACCATGCCGTTTCGCTTGCCCGCGACTACGATGCCAAGCTCATCCTGCTCTACGTGATCCAGGACATCAGCATCGCAGAATGGTACATCCCCTCGTCTCTTTCCATGAGTGATCTCGTTGAGGACATGGAGAAGAGTGCCTGGAAGGAAATGGAAAAGTGGATCGCGGAGGTTTCGACCGGGGTGAGCAAGGTCGAAAAGATGGTCATGCGGGGCGTTCCTTTTGTCGAGATCATCAGGACCGCCAAGGAACAGAACGCCGACCTTATCGTCATCGGCACGCACGGCAGGACCGGCATCGATCACATGCTCTTCGGCAGTACCGCGGAAAAGGTCGTCCGGAAGTCGCCCTGTGCGGTGCTCACCGTGCGCATCCCCGGAAAGGAATTCACGATGCCGTGA
- a CDS encoding ferritin-like domain-containing protein: MVQKASPKLTEMMNQAIAGELQAIVQYMWHHIMVKGLNSPSLMDVFEEIAVEEMKHAEKIAERLFYFDVNPTTKPNPIAVGGNETQMLKADVKAEEEAITLYKDIIKQAASEGDETTRLLFEEILSDEERHHDTFTTLLGQ, translated from the coding sequence ATGGTACAGAAGGCAAGCCCGAAGCTGACGGAGATGATGAACCAGGCGATCGCAGGAGAGCTGCAGGCAATCGTCCAGTACATGTGGCATCATATCATGGTGAAGGGCCTCAACTCGCCATCGCTGATGGACGTGTTCGAGGAGATCGCCGTGGAGGAGATGAAGCACGCGGAAAAGATCGCGGAGCGTCTCTTCTACTTCGATGTGAACCCCACGACCAAGCCCAATCCGATCGCGGTCGGCGGCAATGAAACGCAGATGCTCAAGGCCGACGTGAAGGCCGAAGAGGAGGCAATTACGTTGTATAAGGACATCATCAAACAGGCTGCATCGGAAGGCGATGAAACGACCCGCCTGCTCTTTGAAGAGATCCTGAGCGACGAAGAACGCCACCACGATACGTTCACGACGCTGCTGGGGCAGTAA
- a CDS encoding ATP-binding protein, with the protein MEKEKLLMDLHDGIGGITTNISILSELVRKAKDQESVGKLLATISQLSREGIAEVRGFMHSLDSRDLTWRTLAVELRNQGANMIKTHNIGFAIDADVQDITEQPGSLTWVNIFKIYKEALTNVIKHAKASEVRVGFRVAPEAVLLTIRDNGIGVNDGQSGGRGLSHMKTRAVDIGGTVAISNERGTAVRFMLPFPLRYPAEGMAIQ; encoded by the coding sequence GTGGAAAAGGAAAAGCTCCTCATGGACCTGCATGACGGCATCGGCGGGATCACGACGAATATCAGCATCCTCTCGGAGCTTGTGCGGAAGGCGAAAGACCAGGAATCGGTCGGGAAGCTGCTGGCCACGATATCCCAGCTTTCGCGGGAAGGCATCGCAGAGGTCCGCGGCTTCATGCACAGCCTTGACAGCAGGGACCTCACGTGGCGGACGCTCGCGGTCGAGCTCCGGAACCAGGGCGCGAACATGATCAAGACGCACAATATCGGGTTTGCGATCGATGCGGATGTCCAGGACATCACCGAGCAGCCGGGCAGCCTCACCTGGGTGAACATCTTCAAGATCTACAAGGAGGCGCTGACCAACGTCATCAAGCATGCAAAGGCCTCGGAAGTCAGGGTCGGCTTCCGGGTCGCTCCCGAGGCAGTGCTCCTCACGATCCGCGACAACGGCATCGGCGTGAACGATGGCCAATCGGGAGGCAGGGGGCTTTCGCATATGAAAACCCGGGCTGTCGACATCGGCGGGACCGTGGCTATTTCGAACGAGAGGGGGACTGCCGTCAGGTTCATGCTTCCCTTCCCCTTACGATACCCTGCCGAGGGTATGGCAATTCAATGA
- a CDS encoding response regulator transcription factor has product MRLVIVEDDPILLESLKLLLSGESGITVAGGFSSAEDALRSLKKVAPDVMLADLGLPGMSGIELIKKAKEEMPRIEIMAHTVFEDRENVFSAIKAGASGYILKGSTPREIVEAIHEINKGGAPMSPKIARKVIHEFQDEAVGELYILSLRERDIVKCIEQGLTYKEISLRLGISSHTVHTHIKNIYEKLQAKDRGEALIKARKTGII; this is encoded by the coding sequence ATGCGCCTGGTGATTGTCGAAGACGACCCCATCCTCCTGGAAAGTCTCAAGCTGCTCCTGAGCGGCGAGTCGGGGATTACGGTGGCCGGGGGATTCAGCAGCGCCGAGGATGCACTGCGGTCTCTCAAGAAGGTGGCGCCCGACGTGATGCTTGCCGATCTGGGGCTCCCGGGCATGTCCGGCATCGAGCTGATCAAAAAAGCGAAAGAGGAAATGCCCCGGATCGAGATCATGGCCCACACGGTCTTCGAGGACCGGGAGAATGTGTTCTCCGCGATCAAAGCCGGGGCCTCGGGTTACATCCTCAAGGGCAGCACCCCCCGGGAGATCGTCGAGGCGATCCATGAGATCAACAAGGGCGGGGCGCCCATGAGCCCCAAGATCGCCCGGAAGGTGATCCACGAGTTTCAGGACGAGGCCGTCGGGGAGCTGTACATCCTGAGCCTGCGCGAACGGGACATCGTCAAGTGCATCGAGCAGGGGCTGACCTACAAAGAGATATCGCTGCGCCTGGGCATCAGTTCCCACACCGTGCATACGCATATAAAAAACATTTACGAAAAACTGCAGGCCAAGGACCGCGGCGAGGCCCTGATCAAGGCCCGCAAGACAGGCATCATCTGA
- a CDS encoding aconitate hydratase: MGKNLVHKILESHLMEGTLNAGTEIAIRIDQTLTQDATGTMTYLQFEAMDVPRVKTELSVSYVDHNTLQDGFENADDHRYLQTVASRYGIRYSKAGNGICHQVHLERFGRPGRTLLGSDSHTPTNGGIGMIAIGAGGLDVAVAMGGGPFYLTCPNVVKVNLTGRLKPWVSAKDVILSLLRMLTTRGNVGAVLEYGGEGVKTLSVPERATITNMGAELGVTTSVFPSDEVTRAFLRAQRRDADWTALAADADATYDRVIDLDLGQVEPLMAKPHSPDSIGTVRELAGMKVDQVMVGSCTNSSYRDLMIVASMLKGRRVFPDVSFGVAPGSRQVLEMIAKNGALADIIAAGARVLESTCGFCIGAGQAPKTDAVSIRTSNRNFEGRSGTKGAKVFLASPESAVAAALAGGIMDPRDLGIPYPEIAMPEQFWIEDSMILPPARDPLSVAVFRGPNIGDPPAADPLPDAIRGVAAIKVGDKITTDHIMPAGSRLKYRSNIPKYAAFVFEGIDASFSARALENKKAGIHNIVIAGASYGQGSSREHAAICPMYLGVKAVIAKSFERIHAANLINFGILPLTFASEGDYDVIGAGDRLEIGNIKAALRAGRGLALQDATNGNTFALKCAVSARQMDILLAGGMLNYTKARST, translated from the coding sequence ATGGGCAAAAATCTTGTACACAAAATCCTGGAATCCCATCTCATGGAAGGAACGCTCAACGCCGGGACCGAGATCGCGATCAGGATCGACCAGACCCTGACCCAGGACGCGACGGGCACCATGACCTATCTCCAGTTCGAGGCCATGGACGTGCCGCGCGTGAAAACGGAGCTGTCTGTGAGCTACGTCGACCACAACACCCTCCAGGACGGCTTTGAGAACGCTGACGACCACCGCTATCTCCAGACCGTGGCGTCCCGCTACGGCATCCGGTACTCGAAGGCAGGCAACGGTATCTGTCACCAGGTCCATCTTGAACGTTTCGGCAGGCCGGGAAGGACGCTCCTGGGATCCGATTCCCATACGCCTACCAACGGCGGAATCGGCATGATCGCCATCGGCGCGGGCGGCCTCGATGTCGCCGTCGCCATGGGCGGAGGTCCCTTCTACCTGACCTGCCCCAACGTCGTCAAGGTGAACCTGACGGGTCGACTGAAGCCATGGGTATCGGCCAAGGACGTGATTCTCTCCCTCCTGAGGATGCTCACCACCAGGGGCAACGTCGGCGCCGTGCTCGAATACGGCGGCGAGGGCGTGAAGACATTATCAGTTCCCGAACGCGCTACCATCACGAACATGGGCGCCGAGCTTGGCGTTACTACCTCTGTCTTCCCGAGCGACGAGGTCACCAGAGCGTTCCTCAGGGCGCAGCGCAGGGATGCCGACTGGACGGCGCTGGCGGCGGACGCGGATGCCACCTACGACAGGGTGATCGACCTTGACCTGGGCCAGGTCGAGCCGCTGATGGCGAAGCCGCATTCGCCGGACAGCATCGGCACGGTTCGGGAGCTTGCAGGAATGAAGGTGGACCAGGTCATGGTCGGCTCCTGCACCAACTCTTCTTACCGCGACCTGATGATCGTCGCTTCGATGTTAAAAGGGAGAAGGGTCTTCCCGGACGTCAGCTTTGGTGTGGCGCCCGGCTCGCGGCAGGTGCTCGAAATGATCGCGAAGAACGGTGCGCTGGCGGACATCATCGCTGCCGGCGCGCGGGTGCTCGAATCCACGTGCGGCTTCTGCATCGGCGCGGGCCAGGCTCCCAAAACGGACGCCGTCTCGATCCGGACCAGCAACCGCAACTTCGAGGGCCGCTCCGGCACGAAGGGCGCGAAGGTGTTCCTCGCCAGCCCGGAATCGGCGGTTGCCGCGGCCCTCGCGGGCGGCATCATGGATCCCCGCGACCTGGGCATTCCCTATCCGGAGATCGCAATGCCGGAGCAGTTCTGGATCGAGGACTCGATGATCCTCCCGCCGGCCAGGGACCCCCTGTCGGTGGCGGTGTTCCGCGGTCCGAACATCGGAGATCCCCCGGCGGCCGATCCGCTGCCGGACGCGATCAGGGGCGTTGCCGCGATCAAGGTCGGCGACAAGATCACCACGGACCACATCATGCCTGCGGGCTCGCGGCTCAAGTACCGTTCGAACATTCCGAAATACGCTGCGTTCGTGTTCGAAGGGATCGACGCGTCATTCTCGGCGAGAGCGCTCGAAAACAAGAAGGCGGGCATTCACAACATTGTCATCGCGGGCGCGAGCTACGGCCAGGGGTCGAGCCGCGAGCACGCGGCAATCTGTCCCATGTACCTCGGCGTCAAGGCAGTGATCGCAAAATCCTTCGAGCGCATCCACGCTGCCAATCTCATCAACTTCGGCATCCTGCCGCTCACCTTCGCGAGCGAAGGCGATTACGACGTTATCGGAGCCGGCGACAGACTTGAGATCGGGAACATCAAAGCGGCGCTTCGGGCTGGCAGGGGTCTCGCGCTGCAAGATGCGACAAACGGTAACACCTTTGCCCTGAAATGCGCGGTGAGCGCCAGGCAGATGGACATTCTGCTGGCCGGCGGGATGCTGAACTATACGAAGGCGCGAAGCACCTAA
- a CDS encoding branched-chain amino acid transaminase: MLQATEKIWMNGSFVDWDDAKVHILTHSLHYGTGVFEGIRCYKTDSGSAVFRLSEHVNRFFESAHILQLEMPFTREAVTEAILETIRVNKIEACYIRPLAYIGYGAMGVFPKENPIQVSIAVWPWGSYLGEEGLQNGIRVKISSFIRPHVNATMVRSKTTANYANSLLAKREALTNGYDEAMLLDTDGYIAEGSGENVFMVRKGVIKTPPLTSILEGITRETIMQLAAERGMRLVEERFTRDELYIADEAFFTGTAAEITPIREVDDRKIGTGKPGPITKEMQAEFFKIVHGRENRHAGWLTAVAAKQPVLKK, translated from the coding sequence ATGCTTCAGGCAACCGAGAAGATATGGATGAATGGCTCGTTCGTTGACTGGGATGACGCGAAAGTCCACATCCTGACGCACTCGCTCCATTACGGTACGGGCGTTTTTGAAGGCATCCGGTGCTACAAGACGGATTCCGGCTCTGCCGTGTTTCGGCTCTCCGAGCACGTGAACCGGTTCTTTGAATCCGCCCATATTCTGCAGTTGGAGATGCCTTTCACCCGGGAAGCCGTGACGGAAGCGATCCTTGAGACCATCCGGGTAAACAAGATTGAGGCCTGCTACATCAGGCCCCTCGCCTATATCGGCTACGGTGCGATGGGGGTCTTCCCGAAGGAGAATCCAATCCAAGTCTCGATCGCGGTATGGCCCTGGGGCAGCTACTTGGGCGAAGAGGGGCTCCAGAACGGCATCCGCGTCAAGATATCATCGTTCATCAGGCCCCATGTGAACGCGACCATGGTGAGGTCCAAGACCACGGCGAATTATGCGAACTCCCTGCTGGCAAAGCGTGAGGCGCTCACGAACGGATACGACGAGGCGATGCTGCTCGACACTGACGGGTACATCGCCGAAGGAAGCGGCGAGAACGTGTTCATGGTGCGCAAGGGCGTGATCAAGACGCCGCCGCTCACTTCGATCCTCGAAGGAATCACCCGCGAGACGATCATGCAGCTCGCGGCCGAACGCGGCATGCGGTTGGTGGAGGAGCGGTTCACACGCGACGAGCTTTACATTGCCGACGAAGCATTCTTCACCGGTACCGCGGCCGAGATCACGCCGATCCGCGAGGTGGACGACCGGAAGATCGGGACCGGTAAACCGGGGCCGATAACCAAGGAAATGCAGGCGGAATTTTTCAAGATCGTTCACGGCCGGGAGAACCGGCATGCGGGCTGGCTTACCGCCGTTGCCGCGAAGCAGCCGGTCCTGAAGAAGTAG